The sequence below is a genomic window from Paenibacillus sp. DCT19.
AAAGCATTGAACCTGCAGGTGTTTGACTATTTATTGAAACCTGTGGAGCGAGAGGCTTTGGAGGAAGTGATGGGAAGGATTGTGGAGCAGCTTGATCGACTTATATCCAGAAGCCTGCAAGAATTGCAGGAGATCGTTGACCCTGAATGTTATGCTGAACTTACGTTTGGTGAGGAATTCCCGCTATACTCACATATGATGATTATTCTACGGAAGCAGCCTTTCAGTCAGGGGAAGGATCGCTGGAGTTTGGAGACGTTGAAGCAAAGTCTAGCAGAGTTTTTCCATGCTCAGCCATGTCGCGTATTGCTAACGCAGACCCCGCATCAATATATTATTATGGCAAACAGAGGCGCGTTGGATTGGTATTCTTCCATGCACGAATGTCTCGAATCATTGCGGCGGCATCTGCTCGAAGCGGGGATGGATGGAATGATTGGAGGTCAGTTGATGTCCGCTGATTCGGATCAGTTATCTGAGCTCTATTACCGGATCACTTCAGTTCTAACGACCCAGCAGCGATTAAAGCATGGACTGGTGCTGGATACGGGAAATCCTGTCTCGATAGCAAGATCAGAAACAAATGGTCTGGATTCTTCGTTGGAATCTACTTTTGTGCACATGATACAAGGTTGTCGGAAGGAAGCATTTGCGCTCAAGCTGACCGAGCTGATGAATCGATGGACTGAAGAGAATGCACATTGGACGGAGGTTGAGCGTTTTGTAGGACTTGTGGTGGATACCTTCGCACATCTCTATGAGGAACGAGGTTCAGGCATGCGATTAGCATTGGAGCTTAGAGCCAAACAATTATATGAGTTGAAGACTTATGCGGACTTTGGACATGAGCTACTTGAATGGACAGCCCAATGCTTCGACATGCTGCAATCGCAAGGACGGAAGAGTGGGGAGCTGCTATTTGAGCAGATTGATGAATATGTCAAAACAAATCGTTATGTCTCGTTATCTATCAGCGATCTTTCAATGAAATTTCACGTCAGTCCCTCATATATCAGCAGGGTAATCAAACATGTCACACAACGTACTTTCGTTCAGTATTATACCGAACTTCGAATTCAAGAAGCTTGCAGATTGATGGCCAGCCAACCCGACATGAAATTCAAGGAATTATCGGAGCTGTTATCGTTCAGTGATCAGCATTATTTCTCGAAAGTATTTAAGGAATATACAGGCGTCAGCCCTACGGATTACAAGGAACGCTTGCTAACCACGCAACCCGAATAACTATAGGTTAATGAATAAACAGGAGTATTTCGTGAGCAAATGCCTTGAAATCTGGATAGAATACCTTAATATTAAATAAGGTGTGGTCATGAATATAGTTTGATAACAAATAAAGCAACCTGGTTAAGGGAGACTGGAATTATGCGAAATGCATTAGATCTAAAACGTTTTTATATGGGAGCTTGTTACTATCCTGAGCATTGGGACGAGTCGTTATGGGCAGATGATTTAAAAAGAATGAAGGAAATGGGCTTTGATCTGATCCGCATCGGAGAGTTTGCATGGTCCATTTTTGAACCACAGGAAGGGCAATTCAATTTCGAATTCTTCGACCGCTTCCTTGAGCAAGCGATTACATGGGACATGAAGGTGATTATGGGAACACCAACAGCCACGCCACCAGCATGGCTTACACATAAGTATCCTGAAGTGTTGAACGTCTCAATGGAAGGCATTACATACCATCACGGCCAGCGTAGACACTATAATTATAGTAGTCCAATATATCTGGAGCTCTGCGCGCGCATTACAAGAGAGATGGCTCAACATTACAAGGATCATCCTGCGATTATCGGATGGCAGATCGATAATGAACTGAATTGTGAGACAAACGTATTTTATGCCGAAGCGGATCACCTTGCATTTCGGCGCTGGTTGCAACAAAAATATGGTGCGTTGGATAGCCTGAATCAAGCGTGGGGCACTGTCTTTTGGAATCAGACGTATGATCAATGGGAGCAAGTGCACCTCACTCGTCCAACGGTATCCGATTCACCTAATCCACATCAGGCATTGGACGAGAAACGCTTTATTTCGGATAACACGATTTCATTCGCGAAGCTCCAAGGTGACATTCTAAGAGCAGAAGCACCTAATCAATGGGTTACTACTAATGGCATATTCGGACATCTAGATAACCACAGCATGTCAGATGAGATTCTGGACTTCATGTCTTATGATTCCTATCCGCAATTTAGCACCATCTATCCAGATCCTGGAGAACAGCCGTTGCTTGATCGGAAATGGAGCTTGTCCTTGAGCAATGTCAGAGATATATCGCCGAATTTTGCTGTGTTAGAGCAGCAGTCGGGACCTGGCGGTTGGGTGAATCGAATGCAGATGCCATCCCCACATCCGGGGCAAATGCGTTTGTGGACGTATCAGAGCATTGCTCATGGTGCTGATATGATACTGTACTTCCGCTGGAGAACAGCTACCATCGGTACCGAAATCTATTGGCATGGAATTAATGACTATCATAATCAGCCGAATCGTCGGGTTGCAGAAGCGGCGACTGTGGGTAAGGAATTGCAGAAGGTGGGAGAACGTATTGTTGGCAAACGTTATGTTGCGCAAGTAGCCATGCTGCGTGATTACGATAACGAATGGGATGGCGAGCTGGATCAATGGCACGGCTCACTAAACAGACCAAGTGAGCTAAGCTGGTTTAAAGCGCTTCAATATGCACATATCCCAACAGACGTAGTGACCATTCGTCCTGGG
It includes:
- a CDS encoding response regulator — its product is MYNVMIVEDSKPILRNIRSHLDTLNLPLRVTATATNGEEALAIIRQEPIHLLLTDIRMPKMDGLTLIEQAKLTNPYLKVVLISGYSDFEYTRKALNLQVFDYLLKPVEREALEEVMGRIVEQLDRLISRSLQELQEIVDPECYAELTFGEEFPLYSHMMIILRKQPFSQGKDRWSLETLKQSLAEFFHAQPCRVLLTQTPHQYIIMANRGALDWYSSMHECLESLRRHLLEAGMDGMIGGQLMSADSDQLSELYYRITSVLTTQQRLKHGLVLDTGNPVSIARSETNGLDSSLESTFVHMIQGCRKEAFALKLTELMNRWTEENAHWTEVERFVGLVVDTFAHLYEERGSGMRLALELRAKQLYELKTYADFGHELLEWTAQCFDMLQSQGRKSGELLFEQIDEYVKTNRYVSLSISDLSMKFHVSPSYISRVIKHVTQRTFVQYYTELRIQEACRLMASQPDMKFKELSELLSFSDQHYFSKVFKEYTGVSPTDYKERLLTTQPE
- a CDS encoding beta-galactosidase translates to MRNALDLKRFYMGACYYPEHWDESLWADDLKRMKEMGFDLIRIGEFAWSIFEPQEGQFNFEFFDRFLEQAITWDMKVIMGTPTATPPAWLTHKYPEVLNVSMEGITYHHGQRRHYNYSSPIYLELCARITREMAQHYKDHPAIIGWQIDNELNCETNVFYAEADHLAFRRWLQQKYGALDSLNQAWGTVFWNQTYDQWEQVHLTRPTVSDSPNPHQALDEKRFISDNTISFAKLQGDILRAEAPNQWVTTNGIFGHLDNHSMSDEILDFMSYDSYPQFSTIYPDPGEQPLLDRKWSLSLSNVRDISPNFAVLEQQSGPGGWVNRMQMPSPHPGQMRLWTYQSIAHGADMILYFRWRTATIGTEIYWHGINDYHNQPNRRVAEAATVGKELQKVGERIVGKRYVAQVAMLRDYDNEWDGELDQWHGSLNRPSELSWFKALQYAHIPTDVVTIRPGGETEQLQDLAKYQVLIYPHPAILREDTAEMLQKYVENGGSVVFGCRTGYKNESGHCRMQPLPGPVAELSGIQVEDFTMVNGTASPVSVQLSQHTNLFNAPSFNDILRVHADTVEVLGTYASSYYKGKPALTVNRVGKGKVYYWGAAFDLSVAAELLSQLQITSPLKDWCEVPETVEVAIRADDHDELVFLLNYSSEAAEIKLHVPTEELLQGSQLQGTVTLEPYGVWVLKR